A genome region from Sphingorhabdus sp. SMR4y includes the following:
- the crtY gene encoding lycopene beta-cyclase CrtY, translating into MPKKVSPSHQCDLAIAGGGLAGGLIALALAKLRPELNIALIEAEDHFGGNHIWSFFESDIAAENRWLVDPLISRQWDSYDVHFPEYSRRLSNGYFSIESSNLDSTLRKRLPPKTLITGQRAEALENGRVILADGATVTAPAVIDVRGGGNMSALETGWQKFCGQMLKLRQPHGLERPVIMDATVEQIDGYRFIYCLPFSDSCVFVEDTYYSDTADLDSTTSHDRIAEYASRQGWDIDRICSTEKGQLPVIYGGDFDAFWAANGTIDARAGARAALIQPITSYSLPMAVKTALLIAELPEINQSSLDKMLRSLAAKHWKDGKFYRLLCAFLFLGADPDQRYKTLQYTYAKNEQLLARFYAGTSTRMDQLSLLSGKPPIPVSRAMPLFLKYR; encoded by the coding sequence ATGCCGAAAAAAGTCAGCCCCTCCCACCAGTGTGATCTGGCTATTGCCGGCGGCGGGCTTGCGGGCGGCCTGATTGCGCTTGCTCTTGCAAAATTGCGTCCGGAACTGAATATTGCACTGATCGAGGCCGAGGACCATTTTGGCGGCAATCATATCTGGTCCTTTTTCGAAAGCGACATCGCAGCAGAAAATCGCTGGCTGGTTGATCCGCTGATCTCGCGTCAGTGGGACAGCTATGACGTCCATTTTCCTGAATATAGCCGCCGTTTGAGCAACGGCTATTTTTCGATAGAGTCGTCCAATCTCGACAGCACATTGCGCAAGCGATTGCCGCCGAAGACATTGATCACCGGACAACGCGCCGAGGCACTGGAAAATGGCAGGGTCATTTTGGCCGATGGCGCAACCGTTACGGCACCCGCGGTAATTGATGTTCGCGGTGGCGGTAATATGTCGGCACTGGAAACCGGCTGGCAGAAATTCTGCGGGCAGATGCTGAAACTGCGGCAGCCGCACGGGCTGGAACGGCCGGTCATCATGGATGCCACGGTCGAGCAGATTGACGGCTATCGCTTTATCTATTGCCTGCCGTTCAGTGACAGCTGCGTGTTCGTCGAAGACACTTATTATTCCGATACAGCGGACCTCGACAGCACGACCTCGCATGACCGGATTGCCGAATATGCCTCTCGGCAGGGATGGGATATAGACAGAATATGCAGCACAGAAAAAGGGCAGCTCCCGGTCATCTATGGTGGCGACTTTGACGCTTTCTGGGCCGCCAACGGAACGATTGACGCCCGCGCCGGAGCACGGGCGGCGCTGATCCAGCCCATCACCAGCTATTCGCTGCCGATGGCCGTCAAAACCGCTTTATTGATTGCCGAGCTACCGGAGATCAATCAAAGCAGCTTGGACAAGATGCTGCGCAGTCTGGCCGCGAAGCACTGGAAAGACGGAAAATTCTACCGATTGCTCTGCGCCTTTCTGTTTCTCGGCGCCGATCCGGACCAGCGGTACAAGACATTGCAATATACCTATGCCAAGAACGAGCAATTGCTCGCCCGTTTTTACGCCGGGACATCGACGCGTATGGATCAGCTCAGCCTGTTGTCGGGCAAACCGCCGATCCCCGTCTCCCGCGCCATGCCGCTTTTTTTGAAATATAGATGA
- a CDS encoding inositol monophosphatase family protein — protein MADIDFDRVIAIAKQGGALAMRHWAPGKKEANIWEKSPGQIVSDADLAVDSFLRAELEKLVPSAGWLSEETHIDHSGAGEELTWVVDPIDGTKDYVAGKTGWCVSVALVQNDAPIFGVLEAPALQETWVAKAGSHTEVNGRSIAASRRTQYQGCRIPAEELPPELDLTAVTKPNSIALRMAMVADDRADVVASTRWGHEWDIAAAHVIAAEAGASVTNALGETLVYNGTHGKALGVLCCSPNLYDEAVQRIGKYVTENGASH, from the coding sequence TTGGCTGACATAGATTTTGACCGGGTTATCGCGATCGCCAAACAGGGCGGGGCGTTAGCCATGCGCCACTGGGCTCCGGGCAAGAAGGAAGCCAATATCTGGGAGAAATCCCCCGGGCAGATCGTCAGCGATGCCGATCTCGCGGTCGACAGTTTCTTGCGTGCCGAACTGGAAAAGCTGGTGCCGTCCGCTGGCTGGTTGTCGGAAGAAACCCATATTGACCATAGCGGCGCCGGTGAGGAACTGACCTGGGTAGTCGACCCGATTGATGGTACAAAGGACTATGTAGCCGGAAAAACCGGCTGGTGTGTCTCAGTTGCTCTGGTTCAGAATGATGCGCCCATATTCGGGGTTCTGGAGGCACCGGCGTTGCAGGAAACATGGGTAGCCAAGGCCGGCAGCCATACCGAGGTCAATGGCCGGTCGATTGCCGCCAGCCGGCGCACGCAATATCAGGGATGCCGGATTCCCGCCGAAGAACTGCCGCCCGAACTCGACCTCACAGCGGTGACCAAACCCAATAGTATTGCACTACGCATGGCAATGGTGGCGGATGACCGCGCCGATGTCGTCGCCTCCACCCGCTGGGGCCATGAATGGGATATCGCCGCAGCCCATGTCATTGCTGCGGAAGCAGGCGCCAGCGTGACCAACGCGCTGGGCGAAACCCTGGTGTATAACGGGACCCACGGCAAGGCTCTCGGCGTGCTGTGCTGCTCCCCCAATCTATATGATGAGGCAGTCCAGCGGATCGGCAAATATGTAACAGAGAACGGTGCCAGCCACTAA
- a CDS encoding HD domain-containing phosphohydrolase has product MYQSRHMLFNQKEGTQQARLPDIVDAFSSVLDLSEGQSAGPSIRSSWIAIQLAMARGMKGDPLRDVCCAVLLKELDEYWTGATGVDAPGRRREHPQGSVRENGGESRAGRVVHRRECGSVFAPPSGFSKDVAIALAHLGEHWDGGGLPLGLAGSEIHITARIALLAQIADDVYSTRGREAALAEVRNRAGSWLDPELCVLFEKLSEASGFWEELALDDLPEQFLALLAMMAEEQSV; this is encoded by the coding sequence ATGTATCAATCCCGCCATATGCTATTCAACCAGAAAGAGGGCACGCAACAGGCCCGCCTGCCGGATATCGTCGATGCCTTTTCCTCTGTGCTGGACCTCAGCGAGGGACAGTCTGCCGGACCCAGCATTCGTTCCAGCTGGATAGCCATCCAGTTGGCAATGGCAAGGGGTATGAAGGGTGATCCGTTGCGCGATGTCTGTTGCGCGGTGTTGTTGAAGGAACTCGACGAATATTGGACCGGTGCGACCGGCGTCGATGCGCCAGGCCGCAGACGGGAGCACCCGCAGGGTTCAGTCCGTGAAAATGGTGGCGAGAGCAGAGCGGGGCGCGTAGTGCACCGCCGCGAGTGCGGATCCGTTTTCGCCCCTCCGTCCGGCTTTTCAAAAGACGTGGCCATCGCCCTAGCGCATCTTGGTGAACATTGGGACGGCGGCGGTTTGCCCCTTGGTCTTGCCGGCAGTGAAATCCACATCACTGCCCGGATTGCGCTTCTGGCGCAGATAGCTGATGACGTATATAGCACGAGGGGCAGGGAAGCCGCGCTGGCCGAGGTCCGGAACCGGGCCGGAAGCTGGCTTGATCCAGAGCTTTGCGTGCTGTTCGAGAAACTGTCAGAAGCCAGCGGTTTCTGGGAAGAACTCGCGCTCGATGATCTGCCGGAACAATTCTTGGCGCTGCTGGCGATGATGGCAGAAGAGCAATCGGTCTAG
- a CDS encoding flotillin family protein: MLENVSQIAIYAGAPLVGLIIFALILTRLYKRATKEIAFVRTGFGGEKVVMNGGAMVFPVFHETMPVNMNTVRLAVERNNVDALITLDRLRIDVKAEFYVRVRQDAQSLAMAAQTLGLRTMQPEMLKDLVEGKFVDALRSVAAGMTMNELHEQRADFVQKVQQASSSDLAMNGLELESVSLTGLDQTSIEHFNANNAFDAEGLTKLTEQIELRKKARNDIEQDTRVQIETKNLQADQRSFEISRDNEFARLEQEREVEVRRAIQASEVAKEQAGRDRDAKDAQIKAKQQVDSSQIEADRAVEEARIAQTQAIEIARQEQQIAIQNKSREESQAKAEADEARAKAVAAEEQVTSARETEIADRDKRIELIEASKQAERQAIGVKVQAEAEKEAAGNRAAAMRLDAEGEAESEKLRAEAARVRFEVEAAGQRAINEAANILSSDQISLQTKMALLNVLPEVIRESAKPMEAIDSIKIVQLDGINQNGGGNSVASKGGTGNGNSGNLATDAVSAALSYRAQAPVIDGLMKELGLDGSSLENLVSGATKVADEKVVPVETDKEEVTGKPLPRPDNKKESTSKEKPPGN, translated from the coding sequence ATGCTTGAAAACGTAAGCCAGATCGCGATTTATGCTGGCGCCCCTCTGGTAGGCCTGATCATCTTCGCATTGATCCTTACCCGTCTTTACAAACGCGCGACCAAAGAAATTGCTTTCGTCCGGACCGGTTTCGGTGGCGAGAAAGTCGTGATGAACGGCGGCGCCATGGTGTTCCCGGTTTTCCATGAGACCATGCCGGTAAACATGAACACCGTACGACTGGCGGTCGAGCGCAACAATGTCGACGCGCTGATCACGCTCGATCGGCTGCGCATCGATGTGAAAGCCGAATTTTACGTACGTGTACGACAGGATGCACAATCGCTGGCGATGGCGGCGCAGACGCTCGGCCTGCGGACGATGCAGCCGGAGATGCTGAAGGATCTGGTCGAAGGCAAGTTTGTCGATGCGCTTCGCTCGGTTGCTGCCGGCATGACGATGAACGAATTGCACGAACAGCGCGCGGATTTTGTCCAGAAGGTACAGCAGGCATCGTCGAGCGATCTGGCAATGAACGGTCTGGAGCTGGAATCGGTTTCGCTTACCGGGCTGGATCAGACCAGCATCGAACATTTCAACGCCAATAATGCTTTTGATGCCGAGGGCTTGACGAAGCTGACCGAGCAGATCGAACTGCGCAAGAAAGCGCGAAACGATATCGAGCAGGATACACGCGTCCAGATCGAGACAAAAAATCTGCAGGCCGACCAGCGCTCGTTTGAAATCAGCCGGGACAATGAATTTGCGAGACTGGAACAGGAACGCGAGGTCGAGGTCCGCCGAGCTATACAGGCATCGGAAGTAGCGAAGGAACAGGCTGGCCGCGACCGTGACGCGAAAGACGCGCAGATCAAGGCAAAACAGCAGGTCGACAGCAGCCAGATAGAAGCCGACCGAGCTGTTGAAGAAGCCCGTATCGCCCAGACACAGGCGATCGAGATCGCCCGTCAGGAGCAACAGATCGCGATCCAGAACAAGTCGCGCGAGGAAAGCCAGGCCAAGGCCGAGGCCGATGAGGCCCGCGCCAAGGCTGTAGCCGCGGAGGAACAGGTCACCAGTGCGCGGGAAACCGAAATCGCCGACCGCGACAAACGTATCGAACTGATCGAAGCGTCGAAACAGGCCGAGCGTCAGGCCATCGGTGTCAAGGTGCAGGCGGAAGCGGAAAAGGAAGCCGCAGGAAACCGGGCGGCAGCGATGCGACTGGATGCCGAGGGCGAAGCGGAATCGGAAAAGCTTCGCGCCGAAGCTGCTCGGGTGCGTTTCGAAGTCGAAGCCGCAGGACAGCGCGCCATCAACGAAGCGGCGAATATATTGTCATCCGATCAGATTTCGCTGCAAACCAAGATGGCATTGCTCAATGTTTTGCCTGAGGTCATCCGGGAATCGGCCAAGCCTATGGAAGCGATCGACTCGATCAAGATCGTCCAGCTCGACGGGATCAACCAGAATGGCGGCGGCAACAGTGTCGCCAGCAAGGGCGGCACCGGAAATGGCAACAGCGGCAATCTTGCGACCGATGCGGTTTCTGCCGCCCTGTCCTATCGTGCCCAGGCCCCGGTTATCGACGGGCTCATGAAAGAACTGGGGCTAGATGGGTCCTCGCTTGAAAATCTGGTTTCGGGCGCAACGAAAGTCGCCGATGAAAAGGTTGTACCTGTGGAAACCGACAAAGAGGAAGTAACCGGAAAGCCGTTACCACGCCCGGACAACAAGAAGGAAAGCACAAGCAAGGAAAAACCACCAGGGAATTGA
- a CDS encoding phytoene desaturase, producing the protein MSKLTRSQNELFRKAAVIGSGFGGLALAIRLQSAGIQTTILEGRDKPGGRAYYWEKEGFIFDGGPTVITDPDCLSQLWELTGHDMAKDIELMPVSPFYRLNWPDGTNFDYVNDPEELYANIAAIEPDDVEGYKKFLEYSGGLYEEGYVKLGTKAFLDFKSMIKAAPALMKYEAYRSVYAKVSGFVKNEKLREFLSFQSLLVGGNPMKTSAIYGLIHKLERLGGVWFAKGGTNMLVAAMVKHFERIGGVIRLDDPVTSIDTIGDRASGVTCQSGWSETFDAVASNADVMHSYRDLLGHRHRSTTVTRKLKKKTYSPSLFVVHFGVKGSWPGIPHHMILFGPRYKGLLEDIYDNGVLPSDFSLYLHHPTVTDPEMAPEGHSTFYVLAPVPHQGKLPIDWEEMGPIYEKRILDEIGHRLIPDIHDRIVTSFHYTPQDFGTDLNAHLGSAFSLEPLLTQSAWFRVHNRDDVIDNLYFVGAGTHPGAGIPGVVGSAKATAELMLEELG; encoded by the coding sequence ATGAGCAAGCTTACAAGATCGCAGAATGAACTTTTCAGGAAAGCCGCTGTTATCGGTTCCGGTTTCGGCGGCCTGGCGCTCGCCATCCGGTTACAGTCGGCGGGCATCCAGACGACCATATTGGAAGGCCGCGACAAGCCGGGCGGACGCGCTTATTATTGGGAGAAGGAAGGCTTTATCTTTGACGGCGGTCCGACCGTGATCACCGACCCCGATTGCCTGTCGCAACTGTGGGAACTAACCGGTCATGATATGGCGAAAGATATTGAGTTGATGCCGGTTTCGCCTTTCTACAGGCTCAACTGGCCCGACGGCACCAATTTCGACTATGTTAACGATCCAGAGGAGCTCTACGCCAATATCGCGGCGATCGAACCCGACGATGTCGAGGGCTATAAGAAATTCCTCGAATATAGCGGCGGGCTGTACGAGGAAGGCTATGTCAAGCTGGGCACCAAGGCGTTTCTCGATTTCAAATCGATGATCAAGGCGGCGCCTGCGCTGATGAAATATGAGGCCTATCGCTCGGTCTATGCCAAGGTCTCCGGATTTGTAAAAAACGAGAAGCTGCGGGAGTTCCTGTCCTTCCAGTCGTTGCTGGTGGGCGGCAATCCAATGAAGACCAGCGCGATTTACGGCCTGATCCACAAGCTTGAACGGCTTGGCGGAGTCTGGTTTGCCAAGGGTGGGACCAACATGCTGGTCGCCGCGATGGTAAAGCATTTCGAGCGGATCGGGGGCGTGATCCGGCTGGATGACCCGGTGACCAGCATCGATACGATCGGCGACCGCGCATCCGGCGTGACCTGCCAGTCCGGCTGGAGCGAGACTTTTGACGCGGTCGCCTCAAACGCCGACGTCATGCACAGCTACCGTGACCTGCTCGGGCACAGACATCGCAGCACGACCGTCACCAGGAAGCTGAAGAAAAAGACCTATTCGCCATCGCTATTCGTCGTCCATTTCGGCGTAAAAGGAAGCTGGCCCGGCATTCCCCATCACATGATCCTGTTCGGACCGCGCTATAAGGGACTGCTCGAAGATATTTACGACAACGGCGTGCTGCCGAGCGACTTCTCGCTCTATCTGCACCATCCGACGGTGACCGATCCGGAAATGGCACCCGAGGGGCACAGCACTTTCTATGTCCTGGCGCCGGTACCGCATCAGGGCAAGTTGCCGATCGACTGGGAGGAAATGGGACCGATCTACGAGAAGCGCATTCTCGATGAAATCGGCCATCGACTGATCCCCGACATCCACGACAGAATCGTCACCAGCTTCCATTACACCCCGCAGGATTTCGGCACAGACCTCAACGCCCATCTCGGCAGCGCATTCAGTCTCGAACCGCTGCTCACCCAGAGCGCCTGGTTCCGGGTACACAACCGCGACGATGTCATCGACAATCTTTATTTTGTCGGTGCCGGCACCCATCCCGGTGCGGGCATTCCGGGCGTCGTGGGCAGCGCCAAGGCAACCGCGGAGCTGATGCTGGAAGAACTTGGATAG
- a CDS encoding sterol desaturase family protein gives MNYALPVLISALAMTLIVGGRYLLSSGFFAWLTGRVRPGHYDRLKPQIGREIRWSLLSAAIYGVPAGIVAWAWQNAGWTRIYTDFNMYPIWYLPLSFFLYLFLHDTWFYWTHRLFHRPKWFRIAHAVHHDSRPPTAWAAMSFHPVEAVSGAVVIPALVMAIPVHVGVLGLVLLTMTVMGVTNHMGWEMFPRWLVRGRLGRWLITATHHEKHHETYRGNYGLYFRFWDRLCGTDIGLAEDGSRFGAVARSERVCR, from the coding sequence ATGAACTATGCGCTCCCCGTGCTGATATCGGCTCTCGCCATGACGCTTATCGTCGGTGGTCGCTATCTGCTCAGCAGCGGATTCTTCGCCTGGCTGACCGGTCGGGTGCGGCCGGGACATTATGACAGGCTAAAGCCGCAGATAGGACGGGAAATCCGCTGGTCGCTTCTGTCTGCCGCCATTTATGGCGTGCCGGCCGGCATTGTCGCCTGGGCCTGGCAAAATGCCGGCTGGACCAGAATATATACCGATTTCAACATGTACCCAATATGGTATTTACCGCTTTCCTTCTTCCTGTATCTCTTCCTGCACGACACGTGGTTCTACTGGACCCACCGGCTGTTTCACCGGCCAAAATGGTTCCGGATCGCTCACGCCGTCCACCATGACAGCCGTCCGCCGACTGCGTGGGCCGCGATGAGCTTTCATCCGGTTGAGGCTGTCAGCGGTGCTGTTGTTATTCCGGCTCTCGTAATGGCGATCCCGGTCCATGTCGGTGTTTTGGGTTTGGTATTGCTGACCATGACGGTTATGGGCGTAACCAATCACATGGGATGGGAAATGTTTCCGCGCTGGCTGGTGCGCGGGCGATTGGGCAGATGGCTGATCACCGCGACACATCATGAGAAACATCACGAAACATATCGAGGTAATTATGGGTTATATTTCCGTTTTTGGGACAGGCTTTGCGGCACGGATATCGGGCTTGCCGAAGATGGCAGCCGCTTCGGCGCTGTTGCTCGGAGCGAGCGCGTCTGCAGGTGA
- a CDS encoding phytoene/squalene synthase family protein, protein MNRRNLVLHARSSIERGSKSFARASKLFSKQTRERAWLLYYWCRACDDLADGQDHGHGMSTVPHPEKTIAAMRMMTARAHGGEQTGNPPFDAFGMVAQECHIPKYFADDMIDGFALDARGWRPETEDDLFQYCYHVAGAVGCMMALVMGVPARDHELLDRACDLGLAFQLANIARDIAEDAQAGRCYLPADWITEAGIDPDHLLEPAHREALVHLVNRLCDLAGSYEASARVGASNLPFRSRWAVLAAAGIYGDIARAIRKSDGASLERRIYTGKIKKLRAIMKAFGQALIKSAGRDRDGLWTRARATRLP, encoded by the coding sequence ATGAATCGCAGAAATCTTGTTCTCCACGCCAGAAGCAGCATTGAACGCGGATCAAAATCCTTCGCCCGGGCTTCGAAGCTCTTTTCGAAACAGACCCGCGAAAGAGCCTGGCTGCTCTACTATTGGTGTCGGGCCTGCGACGATCTGGCCGATGGTCAGGATCATGGTCACGGCATGTCCACCGTGCCCCATCCGGAGAAAACCATCGCCGCCATGCGGATGATGACAGCGCGCGCGCATGGCGGCGAGCAGACCGGAAATCCTCCGTTTGACGCCTTTGGCATGGTCGCACAGGAATGCCACATTCCCAAATATTTCGCCGATGACATGATCGACGGCTTTGCGCTGGATGCCAGGGGCTGGCGACCGGAGACGGAAGATGACCTGTTTCAATATTGCTATCATGTCGCCGGCGCGGTCGGCTGCATGATGGCGCTGGTGATGGGCGTACCGGCGCGGGACCATGAGCTACTCGACCGCGCCTGCGATCTGGGCCTGGCGTTTCAGCTTGCCAATATTGCCCGGGACATAGCCGAGGATGCCCAGGCGGGCCGATGCTATTTGCCGGCAGACTGGATTACGGAAGCCGGCATTGATCCGGATCATCTGCTGGAGCCGGCGCATCGGGAAGCGCTGGTGCATCTGGTCAATCGCCTGTGCGATCTGGCGGGCAGCTACGAAGCGTCTGCGCGCGTCGGAGCATCGAACCTGCCCTTCCGCTCGCGCTGGGCCGTGCTGGCAGCGGCTGGCATCTATGGCGATATTGCCAGAGCAATCCGGAAGAGCGACGGCGCATCGCTCGAGCGCCGCATTTATACCGGCAAGATCAAGAAACTGCGCGCTATCATGAAAGCCTTTGGCCAGGCCCTGATCAAATCAGCCGGGCGCGACCGTGACGGATTATGGACAAGGGCCCGGGCCACCCGTCTGCCTTAG
- a CDS encoding DUF2141 domain-containing protein: MAAASALLLGASASAGEAPAPSAPAISASIDLAITGLRSDKGNVLVCLSANPKFFPDCSKDKQARKLKISAVKAGTVQIADVKPGTYAVALVHDENANGKMDLRLFLPREGFGFSRNPKIGMGPPKFKSAQFTIGSDDAHYAVRMKYIL, encoded by the coding sequence ATGGCAGCCGCTTCGGCGCTGTTGCTCGGAGCGAGCGCGTCTGCAGGTGAGGCTCCGGCCCCGTCCGCGCCGGCAATTTCCGCTTCGATCGATCTGGCGATCACCGGACTGCGTTCCGACAAGGGCAATGTGCTGGTATGTCTGAGCGCAAACCCGAAATTTTTCCCGGATTGCAGCAAGGACAAGCAGGCCCGCAAACTCAAGATATCGGCGGTTAAGGCCGGAACTGTCCAGATCGCGGATGTCAAACCTGGCACCTATGCCGTTGCGCTGGTGCATGACGAGAATGCCAACGGCAAAATGGACCTGCGTCTGTTCCTGCCGCGCGAGGGTTTCGGCTTTTCCCGCAACCCAAAAATCGGCATGGGCCCGCCGAAATTCAAATCGGCCCAGTTCACCATCGGCAGTGATGATGCGCATTATGCGGTGCGGATGAAATATATCCTGTAA
- a CDS encoding TldD/PmbA family protein has product MLKPSEAQDRADALISQAKKAGADAADAIYVCDAATQVQMRLGNLEDVERSEGEEIGLRVFVGKRSATVSSSDMDPQILSALVGRALDMAKEAPEDQFAGLAPEELLLKSEPHAIEGDDGQDPDPEFLRELALKAEDAARAVEGVTNSEGGGASAGRSIVALATSHGFSGAYSTSGYSLSASVIAGKGDGMERDYAYDSVRFLEDLDSAQDIGKEAGERAVARLNPVSFQSGAMPVVYDPRVGNSLLGHFIGAISGSAIARKTSFLLDALDSQVFDSAVSIIDCPHRRRGLRSKAFDGEGLPTAKTKLIDNGRLTQWIMESASARQLGLQPTGHASRGVGGAPGVSVTNLHMSNGAISKSELIRDIQHGVYITELIGMGVNPVTGDYSRGAGGFLITDGEIGPPVSEITIAGNLKDMFKSLVAADDLDYRYAANVPTLRTDSMTVAGG; this is encoded by the coding sequence ATGCTAAAACCTTCTGAAGCGCAGGACCGCGCTGACGCCCTGATCTCCCAAGCCAAAAAAGCCGGTGCTGATGCCGCCGATGCCATCTACGTATGCGATGCCGCAACCCAGGTGCAGATGCGTCTCGGCAATCTGGAAGATGTCGAGCGGTCCGAGGGAGAAGAAATCGGTCTCAGGGTTTTTGTCGGCAAACGGTCGGCTACAGTATCATCCTCCGACATGGATCCCCAGATTCTGTCCGCGCTGGTAGGGCGTGCACTCGACATGGCCAAAGAGGCCCCGGAAGACCAGTTTGCCGGTCTCGCGCCCGAAGAATTGCTGCTTAAATCAGAACCCCACGCGATCGAAGGCGATGACGGCCAGGATCCAGATCCCGAGTTTTTGCGCGAATTGGCGTTGAAAGCGGAAGACGCCGCGCGAGCGGTCGAGGGCGTGACCAACAGCGAAGGCGGTGGTGCCAGCGCCGGGCGCAGCATTGTTGCTCTGGCCACCAGTCATGGCTTTTCCGGTGCCTACTCAACGAGCGGCTACAGCCTGTCCGCCAGCGTTATTGCCGGCAAGGGCGATGGCATGGAACGCGATTACGCCTATGACAGCGTGCGTTTTCTCGAAGATCTGGACTCAGCACAAGATATTGGCAAGGAAGCCGGCGAACGCGCCGTTGCAAGGCTCAATCCCGTCAGTTTCCAATCCGGTGCCATGCCGGTCGTCTACGATCCCCGCGTCGGCAACAGCCTGCTCGGTCATTTTATCGGGGCTATTTCCGGTAGCGCCATCGCGCGTAAAACCAGCTTTCTGCTGGATGCTCTCGACAGCCAGGTATTCGACAGCGCGGTGTCGATCATCGATTGTCCGCATCGCAGGCGCGGGCTTCGCTCGAAGGCCTTTGACGGCGAGGGATTGCCAACGGCGAAAACCAAATTGATCGATAACGGCCGTCTGACTCAGTGGATCATGGAAAGCGCTTCGGCGCGCCAGCTAGGCCTGCAGCCGACCGGCCATGCTTCGCGCGGAGTCGGTGGTGCGCCGGGCGTGAGTGTAACCAACCTGCACATGAGCAATGGGGCGATCAGCAAGTCGGAACTGATCAGGGATATTCAGCATGGCGTCTATATAACCGAACTGATCGGCATGGGTGTCAATCCCGTCACTGGCGATTATAGCCGCGGTGCGGGCGGTTTTCTGATCACTGATGGAGAGATCGGACCACCCGTCTCGGAAATCACCATTGCCGGCAATCTCAAGGACATGTTCAAGAGCCTCGTCGCAGCCGATGATCTGGACTATCGCTATGCCGCCAATGTGCCGACTTTACGGACCGACAGCATGACAGTGGCGGGCGGCTAG
- a CDS encoding MipA/OmpV family protein: protein MKQSHMIRHAILLSLGFGLSSPLLAQEEPMRGPAEESVFDGDYLTAGIGVAVGSSYEGSDNYTVSPLPVVLGSFGGVDFQPRGPGVALDFIPDRDGAKVDFIFGPVVRARFDRHNSIEDEVVKSLGKLDFAVEVGPFAGVQVNRVLNPYDSLTAQVDVRWDVAGAHDGMVVFPSLTYFTPLSRGIATSFSINAEYVDDDYADYYFSISPTGSAASGLPTFTADSGWKNVGATMLTAVDLDGDVTNGGFSMIFLGGYSRMLGDPKRSPVTSVRGSANQFFGAIGVGYTF from the coding sequence TTGAAACAATCGCACATGATCCGCCACGCCATCTTGCTCTCTCTGGGTTTTGGCCTGTCCTCTCCGCTGCTCGCGCAGGAAGAGCCGATGCGCGGGCCGGCTGAAGAATCGGTATTTGACGGCGATTATCTGACCGCGGGTATCGGCGTCGCCGTGGGGTCCAGCTACGAAGGATCGGACAATTACACAGTTTCACCCTTGCCGGTGGTGCTGGGCAGCTTCGGCGGTGTCGATTTTCAGCCGCGTGGACCGGGTGTTGCGCTCGATTTCATTCCGGATCGCGATGGCGCAAAAGTGGATTTCATCTTCGGGCCGGTGGTCCGGGCGCGATTTGATCGCCACAATTCGATCGAAGACGAGGTGGTCAAGTCGCTAGGCAAGCTCGACTTTGCGGTCGAGGTTGGTCCGTTTGCCGGTGTCCAGGTCAACCGGGTGCTCAACCCCTATGACTCTTTGACCGCGCAGGTCGATGTGCGCTGGGATGTCGCTGGCGCGCACGACGGTATGGTAGTTTTCCCCAGCCTGACCTATTTCACTCCGCTCAGCCGCGGTATCGCGACCAGCTTTTCGATCAACGCGGAATATGTCGACGATGACTATGCCGACTATTATTTCAGCATATCGCCAACCGGCTCGGCGGCCAGTGGCCTGCCGACCTTCACTGCAGACAGCGGCTGGAAAAATGTAGGCGCGACCATGCTGACCGCAGTCGATCTGGATGGCGACGTCACCAACGGCGGTTTCAGCATGATCTTCCTCGGCGGCTATTCCCGGATGCTGGGCGACCCGAAACGCTCCCCGGTCACGTCAGTCCGTGGCAGCGCCAACCAGTTTTTCGGCGCGATCGGAGTAGGCTACACGTTTTAG